The proteins below are encoded in one region of Eubacterium sp. 1001713B170207_170306_E7:
- a CDS encoding DUF6144 family protein, whose protein sequence is MKNFSMPETVSPFLEQEELERLSQSLEKNVSREAAEALVRRVPLRPGATPKERAEWVNRLSEELEASFDRETIIKIRMGCHCNENGRLEETAEAFRALYQSNGQNLERFVSHLNKSGAGWRIKGDALYTKMFTCECPMLEKAEPSPSLTWCYCTAGYSKAFFEAVFERPVEVELLQTIKQGHDCCLLKITGIL, encoded by the coding sequence ATGAAAAATTTTAGTATGCCGGAAACGGTCAGTCCGTTTTTGGAGCAGGAGGAGCTGGAACGGTTAAGCCAGAGTCTTGAGAAAAACGTCTCCCGGGAAGCGGCAGAGGCGCTGGTCCGCCGTGTCCCGCTGCGGCCGGGAGCAACGCCCAAAGAGAGGGCCGAGTGGGTAAACCGCCTGTCGGAGGAGCTGGAGGCAAGCTTTGACCGGGAGACCATTATCAAAATAAGAATGGGCTGCCACTGCAACGAAAACGGCCGGCTGGAGGAAACCGCTGAGGCTTTCAGAGCGCTGTACCAGTCCAACGGCCAGAATCTGGAACGCTTTGTCAGCCACCTCAACAAGAGCGGCGCGGGCTGGCGCATCAAGGGAGACGCGCTGTATACCAAAATGTTTACTTGTGAGTGCCCCATGCTGGAAAAGGCAGAGCCCTCCCCGTCCCTGACCTGGTGCTACTGCACCGCCGGGTACAGCAAAGCCTTCTTTGAAGCCGTATTTGAGCGGCCGGTAGAGGTCGAGCTGCTCCAGACCATCAAGCAGGGGCATGACTGCTGCCTGTTGAAGATTACAGGAATCCTTTAA
- a CDS encoding class I SAM-dependent methyltransferase has translation MKSKAWDWEKNQSDYWLTPCVESPYLAERWQSRGFLRFLDLGCGLGRHAVYMAQKGFEVTAADLSECGVAHTQKWAGEEQVPLTACVADMLDLPFEDNTFDCALAYNVIYHTDIAGFQVALAEIRRVLRPGGELFLTLISKSSYGYEHADSSRRIDANTLLSEKSGTETGVPHLYVDLADIQRFFKDWQLEDSLRESCVHNLEAPQDYSTHWSLMVRK, from the coding sequence ATGAAATCAAAAGCATGGGACTGGGAGAAAAACCAGTCGGATTACTGGCTTACCCCCTGTGTGGAGAGTCCCTATCTCGCGGAGCGCTGGCAGAGCAGGGGCTTTTTGCGTTTTCTGGATCTGGGCTGCGGCCTTGGGCGGCACGCGGTTTACATGGCTCAAAAAGGCTTTGAGGTCACCGCCGCCGACCTGTCCGAGTGCGGCGTTGCGCACACCCAAAAATGGGCCGGGGAGGAGCAGGTTCCCCTCACGGCCTGCGTGGCCGATATGCTCGACCTGCCCTTTGAGGACAACACCTTTGACTGTGCCCTGGCCTACAATGTCATCTACCATACGGATATTGCGGGCTTTCAGGTCGCTCTGGCGGAAATCCGCCGGGTGCTGAGACCGGGCGGCGAGCTGTTCCTCACGCTCATTTCCAAGAGCAGCTACGGCTACGAGCATGCAGACAGCAGCCGGCGCATTGACGCCAACACCCTGCTGTCGGAAAAGAGCGGTACTGAGACGGGCGTGCCCCACCTCTATGTGGATCTGGCAGACATCCAGCGTTTCTTTAAGGACTGGCAGCTTGAGGACAGCCTGAGAGAGTCCTGTGTCCATAACCTTGAGGCCCCGCAGGACTACAGCACCCACTGGAGCCTTATGGTCCGAAAATAA
- a CDS encoding ABC transporter substrate-binding protein yields MKKKVIALMCALLLLVPVFAGCSQNGDSAKAESITVVDDTGREVTIPQPLEKVVVANRYNSELIRGIGAIDKVVAVDKNTAQDRVYWSQFDPENVIGKGQSELNYEKIAELGAQVLITPDNGTWEEDIKKLEPFGIQVVVVSGYNNAELPKEIEILGKLFGKEKEAEKLTKFYQDNMDLVAEKIKDVKGSKKVYWEYGDPNTTCIPGTSNDGWNSMLVNAGGVNIFGDPTITGKTIDPEKILLEDPDLIIKTSSGPALKNTGVYTPPTAEDYSTISSEMLSRAGWSDLKAVQNDDFYVTTGFCAGGLGKMIGTVYTAKWLYPEQMKDVDPDAIFDEWMEIQGVDPVEGHVFQVKHQ; encoded by the coding sequence ATGAAAAAGAAAGTGATTGCGCTGATGTGCGCGCTGCTTCTGCTGGTTCCGGTATTCGCCGGGTGCAGCCAGAACGGGGATTCAGCAAAGGCGGAGAGCATTACCGTGGTGGACGATACAGGCCGTGAGGTAACCATTCCACAGCCCCTTGAAAAGGTGGTGGTGGCCAACCGCTACAATTCTGAGCTGATCCGTGGGATCGGCGCCATTGACAAGGTGGTGGCCGTGGATAAGAATACGGCCCAGGACCGAGTGTACTGGAGTCAGTTCGACCCGGAAAATGTCATCGGCAAGGGCCAGAGCGAGCTGAACTATGAAAAGATCGCTGAGCTGGGCGCTCAGGTACTCATTACTCCGGACAACGGCACCTGGGAAGAGGACATTAAAAAACTGGAGCCCTTCGGCATTCAGGTGGTCGTGGTATCCGGCTATAATAACGCCGAGCTGCCAAAGGAAATCGAGATTCTGGGCAAGCTGTTCGGCAAGGAAAAGGAAGCCGAAAAGCTTACCAAATTCTACCAGGATAATATGGATCTGGTGGCGGAAAAAATCAAGGACGTCAAGGGAAGCAAAAAGGTGTACTGGGAATACGGCGACCCGAATACCACCTGTATCCCGGGAACCAGCAATGACGGCTGGAACAGCATGCTGGTCAACGCCGGCGGTGTCAATATTTTCGGCGATCCTACCATTACCGGAAAGACCATCGACCCGGAAAAGATCCTGCTGGAGGATCCGGACCTCATCATCAAGACCTCGTCCGGCCCGGCCCTCAAAAATACCGGTGTCTACACGCCGCCGACAGCTGAGGATTACAGCACCATCTCCAGCGAAATGCTGAGCCGCGCGGGCTGGTCCGATTTAAAGGCCGTCCAGAATGACGATTTCTATGTGACCACTGGCTTCTGCGCCGGCGGACTGGGCAAGATGATCGGAACCGTTTATACCGCGAAATGGCTGTATCCCGAACAGATGAAGGATGTTGACCCCGACGCGATCTTTGACGAATGGATGGAAATCCAGGGAGTTGATCCGGTAGAGGGACACGTTTTCCAGGTTAAGCATCAATAG
- a CDS encoding iron ABC transporter permease, protein MEKQPSLKAYHKKRAALMLAAVILLVIAAFSSCFVGVANVTVGRVLATLLPGGHFMGAAALNQTELTVLMQLRLPRITMALVSGVGLGISGLVMQAITGNKMASPFTTGLSNAAAFGASLAIIFGFMPFGSNQVGTVLMAFVFSFICAAMVYGIASAKGMGKTTIILIGIALNYFFSALNASMQYVSNEQQLSAIVHWTFGSLSEITWEQIIVVSVILLLTFPFIIRFAWHYNLLSTGDESAVALGVNVMRLRLLSGIAVTLISSAIVSFTGVIGFVGLVAPHIARLLIGGDYRALIPLTALSGAILLIAADTVGRVVVSPVIIPVGIVVSFIGVPVFIYLIVKEQKERLV, encoded by the coding sequence ATGGAAAAGCAGCCATCGTTAAAGGCCTATCACAAAAAACGAGCGGCTCTGATGCTGGCAGCGGTGATCCTTCTGGTCATTGCTGCCTTTTCCAGCTGCTTTGTCGGCGTTGCCAATGTGACCGTGGGGCGGGTGCTGGCCACCCTGCTGCCCGGCGGCCATTTTATGGGCGCGGCGGCCCTGAACCAGACCGAGCTCACCGTGCTCATGCAGCTGCGCCTGCCGCGCATCACCATGGCGCTGGTTTCCGGCGTGGGCCTGGGTATCAGCGGGCTGGTCATGCAGGCCATCACGGGCAATAAGATGGCAAGCCCTTTTACCACCGGGCTTTCAAACGCCGCGGCCTTTGGGGCTTCGCTGGCCATTATTTTTGGCTTTATGCCCTTTGGCAGCAACCAGGTGGGCACAGTCCTGATGGCCTTTGTATTTTCCTTTATCTGCGCCGCCATGGTGTACGGCATCGCCTCGGCCAAGGGCATGGGCAAGACAACGATCATCCTGATCGGCATTGCCCTCAACTATTTCTTTTCAGCCCTGAACGCCAGCATGCAGTATGTGTCCAACGAGCAGCAGCTGTCCGCCATTGTCCACTGGACCTTCGGCAGCCTTTCGGAGATCACCTGGGAGCAGATCATCGTGGTCTCGGTCATTCTGCTCCTGACCTTTCCGTTTATCATCCGGTTTGCATGGCATTACAACCTGTTGTCCACCGGCGATGAAAGCGCGGTGGCGCTGGGCGTTAATGTCATGCGGCTGCGGCTGCTTTCGGGCATTGCGGTCACGCTTATTTCCTCGGCCATTGTCAGCTTTACCGGGGTTATCGGTTTTGTGGGACTGGTGGCGCCGCATATCGCCAGGCTTTTGATCGGCGGCGACTACCGGGCGCTCATACCGCTGACGGCGCTTTCGGGCGCCATCCTGCTCATCGCGGCGGACACCGTGGGCCGCGTGGTGGTCTCGCCGGTGATCATTCCGGTGGGCATTGTGGTTTCCTTTATCGGGGTGCCGGTGTTTATCTATTTAATTGTAAAAGAACAGAAAGAGCGGTTGGTCTGA
- a CDS encoding ABC transporter ATP-binding protein — translation MKMTIRDLSFGYRKARILKGVSIDVEPGRLCVLLGANGAGKSTLIKCVNGILKPEEGEIRLDTTDLLRLPQKEKSKLIGYVPQSTEVEDSGLNVFEMVLSGRVPHMKGKMKDADYEIVRSVLEKMSLTAYSTKLLNQLSGGERQRVFIARALAQEPVVMLLDEPTSNLDLRYQLETMEIVKGLCQDKGMTIMAVIHDVNTAVTFADQVVLMKDGNIHATGHPDDILNTESLERIFDVRVAFAAYQDKQYVIPKRCAG, via the coding sequence ATGAAAATGACAATTCGAGATTTAAGCTTTGGCTATCGAAAGGCCAGGATTTTAAAGGGGGTCAGCATCGACGTGGAGCCGGGAAGGCTGTGCGTGCTGCTGGGGGCCAACGGAGCAGGCAAAAGCACGCTGATCAAGTGTGTTAACGGGATATTGAAGCCTGAAGAGGGCGAGATCCGCCTGGATACCACCGATCTTCTCAGACTGCCGCAAAAGGAAAAGTCCAAGCTCATCGGCTATGTGCCCCAGAGCACTGAGGTGGAGGACAGCGGCCTGAATGTCTTTGAGATGGTGCTGTCCGGCCGCGTGCCCCATATGAAGGGAAAAATGAAGGATGCCGATTATGAGATTGTCCGGTCAGTTCTGGAAAAGATGTCCCTCACCGCTTACAGCACCAAGCTTTTGAACCAGCTGAGCGGCGGTGAGCGCCAGCGGGTTTTTATCGCCCGCGCGCTGGCCCAGGAGCCGGTGGTCATGCTCTTAGACGAGCCGACCAGCAACCTGGACCTGCGTTACCAGCTGGAAACCATGGAGATCGTAAAAGGCCTCTGCCAGGATAAGGGCATGACGATTATGGCGGTGATCCACGACGTCAACACAGCGGTCACCTTTGCCGACCAGGTGGTGCTCATGAAGGACGGAAACATCCACGCCACCGGCCATCCCGATGACATTCTGAACACGGAGAGCCTGGAGCGCATTTTTGACGTCCGGGTCGCGTTTGCCGCCTATCAGGATAAACAGTATGTGATTCCCAAGCGGTGCGCCGGCTGA
- a CDS encoding glucose-6-phosphate isomerase, producing MSIRFDYSYAGLSQEELDNKAAQISLADKMLKEKTGPGSDFLGWYDYPVAYDKEEYARIKKAAEKIKGSCDAFIVIGIGGSYLGSKAVITALTSTFFNEETDRKAPKIYFAGENISGKYMKDLIELVKDQDICVNVISKSGTTTEPAIAFRFFKEMLEKKYGKDGAKDRIFATTDKERGALKFLADQEGYETFVIPDDVGGRYSVYSAVGLLPIAVAGIDIDAFMDGAKSGYEDYGVDAIADNACYQYTLYRSCLYNRGKAIEILVDYEPSLRYFSEWWKQLYGESDGKDGKGLFPASVHFSTDLHSVGQIIQDGHKNIFETILAVDELDGDMTVKHEETDLDGLNYLENRTMQDVNEKAFLGTLLAHVDGDVPNGIIYLSKLDAFHVGKLVYFFEKACGLGGYLLGVNPFNQPGVEAYKKNMFALLHKPGYEELTEELEKRLPNK from the coding sequence ATGAGTATTCGATTTGATTATTCCTATGCGGGACTGTCTCAGGAAGAGTTGGACAACAAGGCGGCACAGATCAGCCTGGCGGACAAAATGCTAAAGGAAAAAACAGGCCCCGGCAGTGATTTCTTAGGCTGGTATGATTACCCGGTGGCTTATGATAAGGAAGAATATGCCCGTATCAAAAAAGCGGCGGAAAAAATCAAGGGCTCCTGCGACGCCTTTATCGTGATCGGCATCGGCGGCTCTTATCTCGGCTCCAAGGCGGTGATCACCGCGCTTACCAGTACCTTCTTCAACGAAGAAACAGACCGAAAAGCGCCTAAAATTTACTTTGCCGGCGAAAACATCAGCGGCAAATATATGAAAGACCTCATTGAGCTGGTCAAGGATCAGGACATCTGCGTCAATGTGATCTCCAAATCCGGCACCACCACCGAGCCGGCCATCGCTTTCCGTTTCTTCAAGGAAATGCTGGAAAAGAAATACGGAAAGGACGGCGCAAAGGACCGTATTTTCGCCACCACCGACAAGGAGCGGGGCGCTCTGAAGTTCCTGGCTGACCAGGAGGGCTACGAAACCTTTGTGATCCCGGACGATGTGGGTGGCCGTTACTCGGTTTACAGCGCTGTGGGCCTGCTGCCCATCGCCGTTGCGGGGATCGACATCGACGCATTCATGGACGGGGCCAAATCCGGCTATGAGGACTATGGCGTGGACGCCATTGCCGATAACGCCTGCTACCAGTACACCCTTTACAGAAGCTGCCTGTACAACCGCGGCAAGGCCATCGAGATTCTGGTGGACTACGAGCCCTCCCTGCGCTATTTCTCCGAGTGGTGGAAGCAGCTTTACGGCGAGAGCGACGGCAAGGACGGCAAGGGCCTGTTCCCGGCATCGGTTCATTTCTCAACCGACCTGCACTCCGTGGGACAGATTATCCAGGACGGCCATAAGAATATTTTTGAAACCATTCTGGCAGTGGATGAGCTGGACGGCGATATGACGGTTAAGCATGAGGAGACGGACCTGGACGGCCTCAACTACCTGGAAAACCGCACCATGCAGGATGTCAATGAAAAGGCTTTTCTGGGTACCCTGCTGGCCCATGTCGACGGCGATGTGCCAAACGGCATCATCTACCTGTCCAAACTGGATGCCTTCCACGTCGGCAAACTGGTTTATTTCTTTGAAAAGGCCTGCGGCCTCGGTGGCTACCTCCTGGGCGTTAATCCCTTTAACCAGCCAGGGGTCGAAGCCTACAAGAAAAACATGTTTGCCCTGCTGCACAAGCCAGGCTATGAAGAACTGACCGAAGAACTGGAAAAGAGACTTCCCAATAAATAA
- a CDS encoding sodium-dependent transporter: MEKNEKHTSDSRHIHQNGGFTNSLGFVLACVGSAVGLGNIWMFPYRVGQYGGGAFLVPYILFIVIFGLVGLSAEFAIGRRAKTGTLGAYEYCFNKIGKGKLGYILGWIPLLGSLGIAIGYAIIVGWIIRSLAGSVTGAILNTDAAAYFGQATGNFGSVPWHVLVIVIAAGILMFGATKGIEKINKVLMPSFFILFAILAIRVAFLPGAVEGYKFLFMPEWSDLLKVDTWVMAMGQAFFSLSITGSGMIVYGTYLNKSEDIPKASMRTAMFDTLAAMLAALAIMPAVFAFGIEPNAGPPLIFITLPSIFKQMPFGQLFAALFFLSVAFAGITSLINMFEAVSESLQNRFELPRKAAVALCAGVALLVGIFLEAEPNVGSWMDFITIIVVPFGAVLGAVSIYYILGYKDIKQELELGREKPLGAYFGPLAKYVYVPLAVVVFILGLVYGGIG; encoded by the coding sequence ATGGAAAAAAACGAAAAGCATACGTCTGACAGCAGGCATATCCATCAGAACGGCGGCTTTACCAACAGCCTGGGGTTTGTGCTGGCCTGTGTCGGCTCCGCGGTGGGGCTCGGCAATATCTGGATGTTTCCCTACCGTGTGGGACAGTACGGGGGCGGCGCGTTTTTAGTGCCCTATATTTTATTTATTGTTATTTTCGGTCTGGTGGGCCTCTCTGCGGAGTTCGCCATTGGCCGGCGCGCCAAAACCGGAACCCTGGGCGCCTACGAGTACTGCTTTAATAAAATCGGAAAAGGAAAGCTCGGTTATATTCTGGGCTGGATTCCGCTGCTGGGGTCTCTGGGCATTGCCATCGGCTACGCCATTATCGTGGGCTGGATCATCCGCTCGCTGGCCGGGTCGGTCACCGGCGCGATCCTCAACACGGACGCGGCGGCTTATTTTGGCCAGGCCACAGGCAATTTCGGCAGTGTGCCCTGGCATGTGCTGGTCATTGTCATTGCGGCGGGTATCCTCATGTTTGGGGCTACCAAGGGGATCGAGAAGATCAACAAGGTTTTGATGCCGTCCTTCTTCATTCTCTTTGCCATTCTGGCCATCCGTGTGGCTTTTCTGCCCGGTGCGGTCGAGGGCTACAAGTTTTTGTTCATGCCGGAGTGGAGCGACCTGCTGAAGGTGGACACCTGGGTTATGGCCATGGGTCAGGCGTTTTTCTCGCTGTCCATTACCGGCTCAGGCATGATTGTCTACGGCACCTACCTGAACAAATCTGAGGATATCCCAAAGGCCTCCATGCGGACGGCCATGTTTGATACGCTGGCGGCCATGCTGGCAGCACTGGCCATTATGCCGGCGGTGTTCGCTTTTGGTATCGAGCCCAACGCGGGCCCGCCGCTCATTTTTATCACGCTGCCCAGCATCTTTAAGCAGATGCCCTTTGGCCAGCTGTTCGCGGCACTGTTCTTCCTGTCGGTGGCCTTTGCGGGCATCACCAGCCTTATCAATATGTTTGAGGCTGTGAGTGAATCGCTCCAGAACCGCTTTGAGCTGCCGCGCAAGGCCGCGGTGGCCCTGTGTGCCGGCGTGGCGCTGCTCGTCGGGATTTTCCTCGAGGCGGAGCCGAACGTGGGCTCCTGGATGGACTTTATCACCATTATTGTCGTGCCCTTCGGCGCTGTGCTGGGCGCGGTATCCATCTATTATATCCTGGGCTACAAGGACATCAAGCAGGAGCTGGAGCTGGGCAGAGAAAAGCCCCTGGGTGCTTATTTCGGCCCGCTTGCAAAATATGTCTATGTGCCGCTGGCGGTGGTGGTATTCATCCTCGGCCTCGTCTATGGCGGTATTGGCTGA
- the putP gene encoding sodium/proline symporter PutP: MSTILNPEFIIFVIYLIMLVGIGLYFYKKTSSIEGFLLGDRGLGSWVTAFSAQASDMSGWLLMGLPGAIYLGGMPEVWIGIGLCVGTILNWKFVAARLRTYTEKTDSLTLSTFFERRFKDPTGAIRVISALIILIFFTIYSSSGMVASGKLFQMMFGIDYTTAVLIGALVIVAYTFLGGFLAVCWTDLIQGVLMIIAIVVVPILAMSHLGGMQPTLDAMATQGLSMNLLGGGISVMAIISAASWGLGYFGQPHILVRFMGIKSIRDLPKSMTIAIIWVIIALTGAIFVALLSIPLFPGLTDGAQETVFMLMIRKFFPPWIGGIFLAAIMAAIMSTIDSQLLVSSSALTEDLARIFLKKELTEKQSVNLGRLSVIIIAIIALFMALVPNSTVMGLVSYAWGGFGAAFGPLVLFGLYSKKTSWKAALAGMVVGTLTVIIWKQTGLSNTLYEIVPGFCLNVITILIVNAFSKADKTAEAEFDEVLEEMKAIRAE; this comes from the coding sequence ATGAGTACGATATTAAATCCTGAATTTATTATTTTTGTGATCTATCTCATCATGCTGGTTGGCATAGGACTCTATTTTTACAAAAAGACCTCGAGTATTGAGGGGTTTCTTTTGGGAGACCGGGGTCTGGGCAGCTGGGTTACCGCCTTTTCGGCCCAGGCCAGCGACATGAGCGGCTGGCTGCTGATGGGCCTGCCGGGCGCCATTTACCTGGGCGGCATGCCAGAGGTATGGATCGGTATTGGCCTGTGTGTGGGCACGATTTTAAACTGGAAGTTTGTGGCCGCGCGTCTGCGGACCTACACGGAAAAAACCGATTCCCTGACCCTGTCCACTTTTTTTGAGCGGCGGTTCAAGGACCCGACTGGCGCGATTCGTGTGATTTCCGCACTGATCATTTTAATTTTCTTTACCATTTATTCATCCTCTGGTATGGTGGCCTCCGGCAAGCTGTTCCAGATGATGTTCGGCATTGACTACACCACTGCGGTGCTCATCGGTGCGCTGGTCATTGTGGCCTACACCTTCCTTGGCGGGTTTCTGGCAGTATGCTGGACCGACCTGATCCAGGGGGTCTTAATGATCATTGCCATCGTGGTGGTGCCGATTCTGGCCATGAGCCACCTGGGCGGCATGCAGCCCACGCTGGACGCCATGGCGACCCAGGGGCTGAGCATGAACCTGCTGGGTGGGGGCATCTCGGTCATGGCCATTATCTCCGCTGCCTCCTGGGGCCTCGGCTATTTTGGACAGCCCCACATTTTGGTCCGCTTTATGGGCATCAAAAGCATCCGGGATCTGCCAAAATCCATGACCATTGCCATCATCTGGGTGATCATCGCCCTGACCGGCGCCATTTTTGTGGCGTTGCTGTCCATTCCGCTGTTTCCGGGCCTCACAGACGGTGCCCAGGAAACCGTGTTTATGCTTATGATCCGCAAATTCTTCCCGCCGTGGATCGGGGGGATTTTCCTGGCAGCCATCATGGCAGCCATCATGTCCACCATTGATTCACAGCTGCTGGTTTCCTCCTCCGCGCTCACCGAGGATCTGGCCCGTATCTTCCTTAAAAAGGAGCTGACGGAAAAGCAGAGCGTGAATCTGGGACGTTTATCGGTCATCATCATCGCGATCATTGCCCTGTTTATGGCGCTGGTGCCAAACTCCACGGTTATGGGACTGGTCTCCTACGCGTGGGGCGGCTTTGGCGCGGCCTTTGGCCCGCTGGTGCTCTTTGGTCTGTACTCTAAGAAAACAAGCTGGAAGGCAGCCCTGGCCGGTATGGTGGTCGGGACGCTGACCGTGATTATCTGGAAGCAGACCGGGCTGAGCAACACCCTGTACGAGATCGTGCCGGGCTTCTGCCTGAATGTGATCACCATTCTGATCGTCAACGCTTTCTCCAAGGCGGACAAAACCGCAGAGGCAGAATTTGACGAGGTGCTCGAGGAAATGAAAGCCATCAGGGCTGAATAA
- a CDS encoding MarR family transcriptional regulator — translation MDEKDMELYEKLSRLQWLMQRSRLKNHVKNGSVGDPTRGQGRVLAMLKIQPEISSKDLAYLLGIRQQSLNELLNKLEKKGYVTRVPSETDRRVMLVRLTEQGKQAQEQDSETEDVGIFDCLSSGEREQFNEYLDRMLAAFEKKYGDGMDDGAREWMRGACERMGRDQFERLMNMRMGAHSFGNHFGQGGPGFGPFGGFGRPNDPEDE, via the coding sequence ATGGACGAAAAAGATATGGAATTATATGAAAAGCTGTCAAGGCTTCAGTGGCTCATGCAGCGCAGCCGCCTGAAAAATCATGTTAAAAACGGTTCGGTGGGAGACCCGACACGGGGGCAGGGCAGAGTGCTGGCCATGCTTAAGATACAGCCCGAAATCAGCAGCAAGGATCTGGCCTATCTGCTGGGCATACGGCAGCAGTCCCTCAATGAGCTTTTGAACAAGCTGGAAAAGAAGGGCTATGTAACCCGCGTGCCCTCCGAGACAGATAGGCGGGTCATGCTTGTCCGTCTGACCGAGCAGGGAAAGCAGGCTCAGGAGCAGGACAGCGAAACGGAAGACGTGGGAATTTTTGACTGCCTGTCGTCCGGGGAGCGGGAACAGTTTAACGAATACCTGGACCGGATGCTCGCAGCCTTTGAGAAAAAATACGGAGACGGCATGGACGATGGCGCCAGAGAATGGATGCGCGGTGCCTGTGAGCGTATGGGCAGGGACCAGTTTGAGCGGCTTATGAATATGCGGATGGGCGCCCATTCCTTCGGGAACCATTTTGGGCAGGGTGGACCAGGCTTCGGGCCCTTCGGCGGCTTTGGCCGGCCGAATGACCCGGAGGACGAGTAA
- a CDS encoding DeoR/GlpR family DNA-binding transcription regulator, with protein sequence MFPIERREKIIENLEKNGSITVEALAQKLKVTPTTIRRDLKYLEDNDRITRTFGGAVVKEGLVEEIAVAKKASAYQAEKKRIAKAAEKLIEDGQTIVLDAGTTSMELALLLAQGTRQISVVTDDILIAARLLEAPFVDVHCTGGHVQKHVGVCLGGHAEAFFEGINADIAFLGASAVDVEKGVSSPSLEKAALKQQILECARERVLLSDSSKFGRVSFAKICGIDRFDRIITDAGLEPESEARLLEMEIDVIKA encoded by the coding sequence ATGTTTCCAATAGAGAGAAGAGAAAAAATAATCGAAAACCTTGAAAAGAATGGCAGCATCACCGTCGAGGCGCTGGCGCAGAAGCTCAAGGTTACGCCTACCACCATCCGCCGGGATCTGAAATACCTAGAGGATAACGACCGCATTACCCGCACCTTTGGCGGAGCAGTGGTGAAGGAGGGGCTGGTGGAGGAAATCGCTGTCGCCAAAAAAGCCAGCGCCTACCAGGCCGAAAAGAAACGTATCGCAAAGGCCGCCGAGAAGCTGATCGAGGACGGACAGACCATTGTGCTGGACGCGGGTACCACCAGCATGGAGCTGGCTCTGCTGCTGGCCCAGGGAACCAGGCAGATCAGCGTGGTGACCGATGATATCCTCATTGCCGCCAGACTGCTGGAAGCGCCTTTTGTGGATGTCCACTGCACCGGCGGCCATGTCCAGAAGCATGTGGGGGTGTGCCTCGGCGGCCACGCCGAAGCCTTTTTTGAGGGCATTAACGCCGACATCGCTTTTCTGGGCGCCAGCGCGGTGGATGTGGAGAAGGGCGTGAGCTCGCCGTCGCTTGAAAAGGCGGCGCTCAAGCAGCAGATTCTGGAATGCGCCAGAGAAAGGGTGCTGCTGTCCGACAGCTCAAAATTCGGGCGGGTGAGCTTTGCCAAGATCTGCGGCATCGACCGTTTCGACCGGATCATCACCGATGCGGGACTGGAGCCTGAGAGTGAAGCGCGCCTTCTGGAAATGGAAATTGATGTGATTAAAGCTTAA